The Bactrocera tryoni isolate S06 unplaced genomic scaffold, CSIRO_BtryS06_freeze2 scaffold_517, whole genome shotgun sequence genome has a segment encoding these proteins:
- the LOC120781265 gene encoding uncharacterized protein LOC120781265 isoform X8 codes for MQQTRSQRRQSSHLFQMQDGLSPKKTAVIIVTVVGCIAILWPKVFYPMMFGSNVPAKSGNLKDQLGPGGCCDVVIDRDKFLNETPTEIGPQLYRKQLNLYTGEMNSNPGLRQERPAHLHPESIYQAMRERGRAIPATTPTVPILERKGSASNPPPRVVDGRPGPIPGMRPPMGAGSMHQPQARAGNSMGFIMPLYTIGIIVFFGYTIMKIVFKRSTPNAPYGPMPTNPDFRKEVFGQENGRQVDEAHNSKLVVTAIQGLIDAADEQIKLRENNATSDTPKKSSENPTSNFGDISNGHTKSEQEHEHGGYKDTNERNLANSETPSNVDREHKHEVQSPISKTTSDAEQKNIQQRMKREGSADRSVAVLGMEVTASCESGQKWTGRPPTPVFFSHHEHSNGNNESQAPEPQSIYLEGALAHESQILVTDSEIKTEEVYDKELNGSPEEPAVVLSSKMTLSLINLDTSHENNYVENQPEIESPLADDIEIIGADEK; via the exons atgcaaCAAACGCGTTCACAGCGGAGGCAATCCAGTcatcttttccaaatgcaaGATGGACTGAGTCCTAAAAAAACAGCCGTCATAATTGTGACCGTAGTTGGTTGCATTGCAATACTTTGGCCGAAGGTATTCTACCCGATGATGTTCGGTAGCAACGTGCCCGCGAAAAGTGGAAATTTAAAGGATCAACTTGGACCGGGAG GTTGTTGTGATGTTGTTATTGACAGAGATAAATTTCTGAATGAAACTCCAACAGAAATCGGTCCACAATTGTATCGCAAGCAACTGAATTTATATACCGGAGAGATGA ATTCTAATCCAGGTTTACGGCAGGAGCGTCCAGCACATTTACATCCCGAATCCATCTATCAAGCGATGCGTGAACGGGGTCGTGCCATTCCTGCAACTACACCGACAGTGCCAATTTTGGAGCGCAAAGGATCAGCCAGCAATCCACCGCCACGTGTCGTTGATGGCCGG CCTGGCCCTATTCCCGGAATGCGCCCACCCATGGGCGCCGGATCTATGCATCAACCGCAGGCCCGCGCTGGTAATAGTATGGGCTTCATAATGCCACTTTATACAATTGGGATAATAGTCTTCTTCGGTTACACGATTATGAag ATAGTGTTCAAGCGGTCAACGCCGAATGCACCTTATGGACCCATGCCTACCAACCCCGACTTTAGAAAAGAAGTCTTTGGTCAAGAAAATGGCAGACAAGTTGACGAAGCGCATAATTCTAAACTAG TTGTAACAGCAATTCAAGGTTTAATTGATGCTGCCGATGAGCAAATAAAATTACGAGAGAATAATGCGACTTCAGATACACCTAAG AAATCAAGCGAAAATCCGACATCGAACTTTGGAGACATTTCCAATGGGCATACGAAATCTGAGCAGGAACATGAGCATGGAGGTTATAAAGATACAAACGAGCGAAATCTGGCGAATAGTGAAACTCCCTCGAATGTAGATAGAGAACATAAACATGAAGTTCAGAGTCCTATTAGTAAAACCACAAGCGATGCTGAACAAAAGAACATCCAACAACGAATGAAAAGGGAAGGCAGTGCTGATCGATCAGTGGCG GTTCTTGGAATGGAGGTGACAGCAAGTTGTGAGAGTGGCCAAAAGTGGACAGGCCGCCCTCCAACACCTGTTTTCTTTTCGCACCATGAGCAT TCCAATGGTAATAACGAAAGTCAGGCGCCTGAACCGCAATCCATCTACTTGGAAGGTGCTTTGGCGCACGAGTCACAAATATTGGTTACCGATTCGGAAATAAAAACAGAGGAAGTTTATGACAAAGAGTTGAATGGGTCACCAGAGGAGCCAGCG GTGGTGTTGAGTAGTAAGATGACATTATCGCTAATCAATTTGGATACAAGTCATGAAAATAATTATGTGGAAAATCAACCGGAAATCGAAAGTCCCCTGGCGGATGATATCGAAATAATTGGTGCTGAcgaaaaatag
- the LOC120781265 gene encoding uncharacterized protein LOC120781265 isoform X4 — protein sequence MQQTRSQRRQSSHLFQMQDGLSPKKTAVIIVTVVGCIAILWPKVFYPMMFGSNVPAKSGNLKDQLGPGGCCDVVIDRDKFLNETPTEIGPQLYRKQLNLYTGEMNSNPGLRQERPAHLHPESIYQAMRERGRAIPATTPTVPILERKGSASNPPPRVVDGRPGPIPGMRPPMGAGSMHQPQARAGNSMGFIMPLYTIGIIVFFGYTIMKIVFKRSTPNAPYGPMPTNPDFRKEVFGQENGRQVDEAHNSKLGWREHQARSKPYEKISSGGGGGGVASGSELYNASLATATAASILSTQLKQHTHGIPSTFGGAGTGAGGSLAAGYSKETEQLMEIEKLRKKLEDTEKAMAKLIAEMNSDQYEAKKSSENPTSNFGDISNGHTKSEQEHEHGGYKDTNERNLANSETPSNVDREHKHEVQSPISKTTSDAEQKNIQQRMKREGSADRSVASNGNNESQAPEPQSIYLEGALAHESQILVTDSEIKTEEVYDKELNGSPEEPAVVLSSKMTLSLINLDTSHENNYVENQPEIESPLADDIEIIGADEK from the exons atgcaaCAAACGCGTTCACAGCGGAGGCAATCCAGTcatcttttccaaatgcaaGATGGACTGAGTCCTAAAAAAACAGCCGTCATAATTGTGACCGTAGTTGGTTGCATTGCAATACTTTGGCCGAAGGTATTCTACCCGATGATGTTCGGTAGCAACGTGCCCGCGAAAAGTGGAAATTTAAAGGATCAACTTGGACCGGGAG GTTGTTGTGATGTTGTTATTGACAGAGATAAATTTCTGAATGAAACTCCAACAGAAATCGGTCCACAATTGTATCGCAAGCAACTGAATTTATATACCGGAGAGATGA ATTCTAATCCAGGTTTACGGCAGGAGCGTCCAGCACATTTACATCCCGAATCCATCTATCAAGCGATGCGTGAACGGGGTCGTGCCATTCCTGCAACTACACCGACAGTGCCAATTTTGGAGCGCAAAGGATCAGCCAGCAATCCACCGCCACGTGTCGTTGATGGCCGG CCTGGCCCTATTCCCGGAATGCGCCCACCCATGGGCGCCGGATCTATGCATCAACCGCAGGCCCGCGCTGGTAATAGTATGGGCTTCATAATGCCACTTTATACAATTGGGATAATAGTCTTCTTCGGTTACACGATTATGAag ATAGTGTTCAAGCGGTCAACGCCGAATGCACCTTATGGACCCATGCCTACCAACCCCGACTTTAGAAAAGAAGTCTTTGGTCAAGAAAATGGCAGACAAGTTGACGAAGCGCATAATTCTAAACTAG GGTGGCGCGAACATCAAGCAA GGTCAAAACCATATGAAAAAATCAGCagtggtggtggcggcggcggtgtTGCAAGTGGCAGCGAGCTTTACAATGCCAGTTTGGCTACTGCCACGGCGGCATCCATTCTTTCGACGCAGCTGAAGCAGCACACTCATGGCATACCCAGCACTTTTGGTGGTGCTGGCACTGGCGCTGGGGGAAGCTTGGCTGCCGGATACAGCAAGGAAACTGAACAATTGATGGAAATTGAGAAATTGCGTAAAAAACTTGAGGATACCGAAAAGGCGATGGCAAAATTGATCGCAGAAATGAACTCAGACCAATACGAAGCTAAG AAATCAAGCGAAAATCCGACATCGAACTTTGGAGACATTTCCAATGGGCATACGAAATCTGAGCAGGAACATGAGCATGGAGGTTATAAAGATACAAACGAGCGAAATCTGGCGAATAGTGAAACTCCCTCGAATGTAGATAGAGAACATAAACATGAAGTTCAGAGTCCTATTAGTAAAACCACAAGCGATGCTGAACAAAAGAACATCCAACAACGAATGAAAAGGGAAGGCAGTGCTGATCGATCAGTGGCG TCCAATGGTAATAACGAAAGTCAGGCGCCTGAACCGCAATCCATCTACTTGGAAGGTGCTTTGGCGCACGAGTCACAAATATTGGTTACCGATTCGGAAATAAAAACAGAGGAAGTTTATGACAAAGAGTTGAATGGGTCACCAGAGGAGCCAGCG GTGGTGTTGAGTAGTAAGATGACATTATCGCTAATCAATTTGGATACAAGTCATGAAAATAATTATGTGGAAAATCAACCGGAAATCGAAAGTCCCCTGGCGGATGATATCGAAATAATTGGTGCTGAcgaaaaatag
- the LOC120781265 gene encoding uncharacterized protein LOC120781265 isoform X6 has product MQQTRSQRRQSSHLFQMQDGLSPKKTAVIIVTVVGCIAILWPKVFYPMMFGSNVPAKSGNLKDQLGPGGLRQERPAHLHPESIYQAMRERGRAIPATTPTVPILERKGSASNPPPRVVDGRPGPIPGMRPPMGAGSMHQPQARAGNSMGFIMPLYTIGIIVFFGYTIMKIVFKRSTPNAPYGPMPTNPDFRKEVFGQENGRQVDEAHNSKLGWREHQARSKPYEKISSGGGGGGVASGSELYNASLATATAASILSTQLKQHTHGIPSTFGGAGTGAGGSLAAGYSKETEQLMEIEKLRKKLEDTEKAMAKLIAEMNSDQYEAKKSSENPTSNFGDISNGHTKSEQEHEHGGYKDTNERNLANSETPSNVDREHKHEVQSPISKTTSDAEQKNIQQRMKREGSADRSVAVLGMEVTASCESGQKWTGRPPTPVFFSHHEHSNGNNESQAPEPQSIYLEGALAHESQILVTDSEIKTEEVYDKELNGSPEEPAVVLSSKMTLSLINLDTSHENNYVENQPEIESPLADDIEIIGADEK; this is encoded by the exons atgcaaCAAACGCGTTCACAGCGGAGGCAATCCAGTcatcttttccaaatgcaaGATGGACTGAGTCCTAAAAAAACAGCCGTCATAATTGTGACCGTAGTTGGTTGCATTGCAATACTTTGGCCGAAGGTATTCTACCCGATGATGTTCGGTAGCAACGTGCCCGCGAAAAGTGGAAATTTAAAGGATCAACTTGGACCGGGAG GTTTACGGCAGGAGCGTCCAGCACATTTACATCCCGAATCCATCTATCAAGCGATGCGTGAACGGGGTCGTGCCATTCCTGCAACTACACCGACAGTGCCAATTTTGGAGCGCAAAGGATCAGCCAGCAATCCACCGCCACGTGTCGTTGATGGCCGG CCTGGCCCTATTCCCGGAATGCGCCCACCCATGGGCGCCGGATCTATGCATCAACCGCAGGCCCGCGCTGGTAATAGTATGGGCTTCATAATGCCACTTTATACAATTGGGATAATAGTCTTCTTCGGTTACACGATTATGAag ATAGTGTTCAAGCGGTCAACGCCGAATGCACCTTATGGACCCATGCCTACCAACCCCGACTTTAGAAAAGAAGTCTTTGGTCAAGAAAATGGCAGACAAGTTGACGAAGCGCATAATTCTAAACTAG GGTGGCGCGAACATCAAGCAA GGTCAAAACCATATGAAAAAATCAGCagtggtggtggcggcggcggtgtTGCAAGTGGCAGCGAGCTTTACAATGCCAGTTTGGCTACTGCCACGGCGGCATCCATTCTTTCGACGCAGCTGAAGCAGCACACTCATGGCATACCCAGCACTTTTGGTGGTGCTGGCACTGGCGCTGGGGGAAGCTTGGCTGCCGGATACAGCAAGGAAACTGAACAATTGATGGAAATTGAGAAATTGCGTAAAAAACTTGAGGATACCGAAAAGGCGATGGCAAAATTGATCGCAGAAATGAACTCAGACCAATACGAAGCTAAG AAATCAAGCGAAAATCCGACATCGAACTTTGGAGACATTTCCAATGGGCATACGAAATCTGAGCAGGAACATGAGCATGGAGGTTATAAAGATACAAACGAGCGAAATCTGGCGAATAGTGAAACTCCCTCGAATGTAGATAGAGAACATAAACATGAAGTTCAGAGTCCTATTAGTAAAACCACAAGCGATGCTGAACAAAAGAACATCCAACAACGAATGAAAAGGGAAGGCAGTGCTGATCGATCAGTGGCG GTTCTTGGAATGGAGGTGACAGCAAGTTGTGAGAGTGGCCAAAAGTGGACAGGCCGCCCTCCAACACCTGTTTTCTTTTCGCACCATGAGCAT TCCAATGGTAATAACGAAAGTCAGGCGCCTGAACCGCAATCCATCTACTTGGAAGGTGCTTTGGCGCACGAGTCACAAATATTGGTTACCGATTCGGAAATAAAAACAGAGGAAGTTTATGACAAAGAGTTGAATGGGTCACCAGAGGAGCCAGCG GTGGTGTTGAGTAGTAAGATGACATTATCGCTAATCAATTTGGATACAAGTCATGAAAATAATTATGTGGAAAATCAACCGGAAATCGAAAGTCCCCTGGCGGATGATATCGAAATAATTGGTGCTGAcgaaaaatag
- the LOC120781265 gene encoding uncharacterized protein LOC120781265 isoform X7, translating into MQQTRSQRRQSSHLFQMQDGLSPKKTAVIIVTVVGCIAILWPKVFYPMMFGSNVPAKSGNLKDQLGPGGCCDVVIDRDKFLNETPTEIGPQLYRKQLNLYTGEMNSNPGLRQERPAHLHPESIYQAMRERGRAIPATTPTVPILERKGSASNPPPRVVDGRPGPIPGMRPPMGAGSMHQPQARAGNSMGFIMPLYTIGIIVFFGYTIMKIVFKRSTPNAPYGPMPTNPDFRKEVFGQENGRQVDEAHNSKLGWREHQAIVTAIQGLIDAADEQIKLRENNATSDTPKKSSENPTSNFGDISNGHTKSEQEHEHGGYKDTNERNLANSETPSNVDREHKHEVQSPISKTTSDAEQKNIQQRMKREGSADRSVAVLGMEVTASCESGQKWTGRPPTPVFFSHHEHSNGNNESQAPEPQSIYLEGALAHESQILVTDSEIKTEEVYDKELNGSPEEPAVVLSSKMTLSLINLDTSHENNYVENQPEIESPLADDIEIIGADEK; encoded by the exons atgcaaCAAACGCGTTCACAGCGGAGGCAATCCAGTcatcttttccaaatgcaaGATGGACTGAGTCCTAAAAAAACAGCCGTCATAATTGTGACCGTAGTTGGTTGCATTGCAATACTTTGGCCGAAGGTATTCTACCCGATGATGTTCGGTAGCAACGTGCCCGCGAAAAGTGGAAATTTAAAGGATCAACTTGGACCGGGAG GTTGTTGTGATGTTGTTATTGACAGAGATAAATTTCTGAATGAAACTCCAACAGAAATCGGTCCACAATTGTATCGCAAGCAACTGAATTTATATACCGGAGAGATGA ATTCTAATCCAGGTTTACGGCAGGAGCGTCCAGCACATTTACATCCCGAATCCATCTATCAAGCGATGCGTGAACGGGGTCGTGCCATTCCTGCAACTACACCGACAGTGCCAATTTTGGAGCGCAAAGGATCAGCCAGCAATCCACCGCCACGTGTCGTTGATGGCCGG CCTGGCCCTATTCCCGGAATGCGCCCACCCATGGGCGCCGGATCTATGCATCAACCGCAGGCCCGCGCTGGTAATAGTATGGGCTTCATAATGCCACTTTATACAATTGGGATAATAGTCTTCTTCGGTTACACGATTATGAag ATAGTGTTCAAGCGGTCAACGCCGAATGCACCTTATGGACCCATGCCTACCAACCCCGACTTTAGAAAAGAAGTCTTTGGTCAAGAAAATGGCAGACAAGTTGACGAAGCGCATAATTCTAAACTAG GGTGGCGCGAACATCAAGCAA TTGTAACAGCAATTCAAGGTTTAATTGATGCTGCCGATGAGCAAATAAAATTACGAGAGAATAATGCGACTTCAGATACACCTAAG AAATCAAGCGAAAATCCGACATCGAACTTTGGAGACATTTCCAATGGGCATACGAAATCTGAGCAGGAACATGAGCATGGAGGTTATAAAGATACAAACGAGCGAAATCTGGCGAATAGTGAAACTCCCTCGAATGTAGATAGAGAACATAAACATGAAGTTCAGAGTCCTATTAGTAAAACCACAAGCGATGCTGAACAAAAGAACATCCAACAACGAATGAAAAGGGAAGGCAGTGCTGATCGATCAGTGGCG GTTCTTGGAATGGAGGTGACAGCAAGTTGTGAGAGTGGCCAAAAGTGGACAGGCCGCCCTCCAACACCTGTTTTCTTTTCGCACCATGAGCAT TCCAATGGTAATAACGAAAGTCAGGCGCCTGAACCGCAATCCATCTACTTGGAAGGTGCTTTGGCGCACGAGTCACAAATATTGGTTACCGATTCGGAAATAAAAACAGAGGAAGTTTATGACAAAGAGTTGAATGGGTCACCAGAGGAGCCAGCG GTGGTGTTGAGTAGTAAGATGACATTATCGCTAATCAATTTGGATACAAGTCATGAAAATAATTATGTGGAAAATCAACCGGAAATCGAAAGTCCCCTGGCGGATGATATCGAAATAATTGGTGCTGAcgaaaaatag
- the LOC120781265 gene encoding uncharacterized protein LOC120781265 isoform X10, giving the protein MQQTRSQRRQSSHLFQMQDGLSPKKTAVIIVTVVGCIAILWPKVFYPMMFGSNVPAKSGNLKDQLGPGGLRQERPAHLHPESIYQAMRERGRAIPATTPTVPILERKGSASNPPPRVVDGRPGPIPGMRPPMGAGSMHQPQARAGNSMGFIMPLYTIGIIVFFGYTIMKIVFKRSTPNAPYGPMPTNPDFRKEVFGQENGRQVDEAHNSKLGWREHQAIVTAIQGLIDAADEQIKLRENNATSDTPKKSSENPTSNFGDISNGHTKSEQEHEHGGYKDTNERNLANSETPSNVDREHKHEVQSPISKTTSDAEQKNIQQRMKREGSADRSVAVLGMEVTASCESGQKWTGRPPTPVFFSHHEHSNGNNESQAPEPQSIYLEGALAHESQILVTDSEIKTEEVYDKELNGSPEEPAVVLSSKMTLSLINLDTSHENNYVENQPEIESPLADDIEIIGADEK; this is encoded by the exons atgcaaCAAACGCGTTCACAGCGGAGGCAATCCAGTcatcttttccaaatgcaaGATGGACTGAGTCCTAAAAAAACAGCCGTCATAATTGTGACCGTAGTTGGTTGCATTGCAATACTTTGGCCGAAGGTATTCTACCCGATGATGTTCGGTAGCAACGTGCCCGCGAAAAGTGGAAATTTAAAGGATCAACTTGGACCGGGAG GTTTACGGCAGGAGCGTCCAGCACATTTACATCCCGAATCCATCTATCAAGCGATGCGTGAACGGGGTCGTGCCATTCCTGCAACTACACCGACAGTGCCAATTTTGGAGCGCAAAGGATCAGCCAGCAATCCACCGCCACGTGTCGTTGATGGCCGG CCTGGCCCTATTCCCGGAATGCGCCCACCCATGGGCGCCGGATCTATGCATCAACCGCAGGCCCGCGCTGGTAATAGTATGGGCTTCATAATGCCACTTTATACAATTGGGATAATAGTCTTCTTCGGTTACACGATTATGAag ATAGTGTTCAAGCGGTCAACGCCGAATGCACCTTATGGACCCATGCCTACCAACCCCGACTTTAGAAAAGAAGTCTTTGGTCAAGAAAATGGCAGACAAGTTGACGAAGCGCATAATTCTAAACTAG GGTGGCGCGAACATCAAGCAA TTGTAACAGCAATTCAAGGTTTAATTGATGCTGCCGATGAGCAAATAAAATTACGAGAGAATAATGCGACTTCAGATACACCTAAG AAATCAAGCGAAAATCCGACATCGAACTTTGGAGACATTTCCAATGGGCATACGAAATCTGAGCAGGAACATGAGCATGGAGGTTATAAAGATACAAACGAGCGAAATCTGGCGAATAGTGAAACTCCCTCGAATGTAGATAGAGAACATAAACATGAAGTTCAGAGTCCTATTAGTAAAACCACAAGCGATGCTGAACAAAAGAACATCCAACAACGAATGAAAAGGGAAGGCAGTGCTGATCGATCAGTGGCG GTTCTTGGAATGGAGGTGACAGCAAGTTGTGAGAGTGGCCAAAAGTGGACAGGCCGCCCTCCAACACCTGTTTTCTTTTCGCACCATGAGCAT TCCAATGGTAATAACGAAAGTCAGGCGCCTGAACCGCAATCCATCTACTTGGAAGGTGCTTTGGCGCACGAGTCACAAATATTGGTTACCGATTCGGAAATAAAAACAGAGGAAGTTTATGACAAAGAGTTGAATGGGTCACCAGAGGAGCCAGCG GTGGTGTTGAGTAGTAAGATGACATTATCGCTAATCAATTTGGATACAAGTCATGAAAATAATTATGTGGAAAATCAACCGGAAATCGAAAGTCCCCTGGCGGATGATATCGAAATAATTGGTGCTGAcgaaaaatag